A genomic window from Carassius auratus strain Wakin chromosome 45, ASM336829v1, whole genome shotgun sequence includes:
- the LOC113063453 gene encoding transmembrane protein 200A-like → MIATGGVITGLAALKRQDSARSQYHLPIQSSTSAPEKKCTKRKSRADVVVVRGKIRLYSASGFFLVLGLLILMAGIAMAVLGYWPHKDYQKAPESKLSVNNTQVGEEKVGSIAQFLEQHLHSEKMKMLGPFTMGIGIFIFICANAILHENRDRETKIIHMRDMYSTVIDVHSLRIKEQKFMNGAYMGPYADTKICSFGLDSHFASRPTANTLMSFSGLEGDVRFSHRTSSAEDEEGLMSEARGGLGLLSPTYRDRSECIFGFQDVGNRRWEDKRGALKKWQTRSIVSSSISAFTLPVIKLNNCVIDEPDIDSITEDLEQNRVHSRTPSMESLTVPVPNTAKAFKPPGAHLLRSNSAAESPSSTSSQSSLSPRSTSSRFLSPGAARKDFGSNNSLHMLSAHSKSLDLERGPTMLTVQPEQRKHPSWPRLDRSNSKGYTKLEDKEDPMDRLIVPPVAVKKDYTKKEKLLMISRSHNNLSFEHDEFMSSSLKRGTSETRF, encoded by the coding sequence ATGATTGCAACAGGTGGGGTGATCACAGGGCTCGCAGCATTGAAAAGACAAGACTCCGCCCGCTCTCAGTATCATCTGCCAATCCAGAGCTCCACCTCTGCACCTGAGAAGAAATGCACTAAGCGTAAATCTAGAGCTGATGTGGTGGTGGTCAGAGGGAAGATCAGACTGTATTCGGCGTCAGGATTCTTCCTGGTTTTGGGACTGCTGATTCTCATGGCAGGAATCGCAATGGCTGTTCTAGGATACTGGCCTCATAAGGACTACCAGAAGGCACCAGAAAGCAAGTTGTCCGTAAACAATACGCAGGTTGGCGAGGAGAAGGTGGGTTCTATTGCACAATTCTTGGAACAGCACCTGCATTCAGAAAAGATGAAAATGTTGGGTCCTTTTACAATGGGAATTGGGATTTTTATCTTCATCTGTGCTAATGCCATTTTGCATGAGAACAGGGATCGTGAGACAAAGATCATCCACATGAGGGACATGTATTCGACAGTCATAGACGTTCACAGCTTGCGGATTAAGGAGCAGAAATTTATGAATGGTGCTTACATGGGTCCCTATGCGGACACAAAGATCTGTTCCTTTGGTCTGGACAGTCACTTTGCCTCACGGCCCACAGCAAACACACTAATGTCCTTCTCTGGTCTAGAGGGGGATGTCCGATTCTCCCACAGGACCAGCTCGGCTGAGGATGAGGAGGGTCTAATGAGTGAGGCCAGAGGTGGATTAGGCCTGTTGTCGCCTACCTACAGAGACCGCTCTGAATGTATCTTTGGGTTCCAAGATGTGGGTAATCGTCGGTGGGAGGACAAGCGTGGTGCGCTCAAGAAATGGCAAACACGCTCCATTGTTTCCTCTTCCATCAGCGCCTTCACGCTGCCTGTCATCAAACTCAACAACTGCGTTATTGATGAGCCAGACATTGATAGCATCACGGAAGATTTAGAGCAGAACAGGGTGCACTCCAGAACTCCGTCAATGGAATCGTTAACAGTCCCTGTTCCCAACACCGCCAAAGCTTTCAAGCCTCCGGGTGCCCACCTGCTCCGGAGCAACTCAGCCGCTGAATCCCCAAGCTCCACATCATCCCAATCTTCACTCTCTCCTAGATCCACCAGTAGTAGATTCCTGTCACCTGGAGCTGCACGTAAAGACTTTGGCTCCAATAACTCCCTCCACATGTTATCAGCCCATTCCAAATCTCTGGATTTAGAGAGAGGGCCCACAATGCTGACTGTCCAGCCTGAACAGAGGAAACACCCTAGCTGGCCCAGATTGGACCGCAGTAATAGTAAAGGATACACTAAACTGGAGGACAAAGAGGACCCTATGGACAGGCTAATAGTGCCCCCAGTGGCTGTGAAGAAGGACTACACTAAAAAAGAGAAGCTTCTTATGATCTCCAGGTCTCACAATAACTTGAGTTTTGAGCATGATGAGTTTATGAGCAGCAGTCTGAAGAGAGGCACCTCAGAGACTAGATTTTAA